A genomic segment from Chrysiogenia bacterium encodes:
- a CDS encoding sigma-70 family RNA polymerase sigma factor translates to MRRNRKLSREDFQELTFPHLPMLRRLALRMVRNEALADDLVQETFLRAWKYRASLDPSANVRAWLCRILTNEAAREMGRNRIAEADFDVSELDAVPKAAWVYQDALPDQDLLDALEGLPTEFSGALMLHSIEGFSYKEIAEVQKVPIGTVMSRLHRARQMMRRALTQTGDKSRTERLRVVE, encoded by the coding sequence ATGCGCCGAAACAGGAAACTCAGCCGGGAAGATTTTCAGGAACTCACGTTTCCGCATCTTCCCATGCTCCGGCGCCTGGCGCTTCGGATGGTGAGAAACGAGGCCCTGGCCGACGACCTGGTGCAGGAGACCTTTCTGCGGGCGTGGAAATACCGCGCGAGCCTGGATCCCAGCGCCAACGTGCGGGCCTGGCTCTGCCGGATCCTCACCAACGAGGCCGCCCGCGAGATGGGCCGCAACCGGATTGCCGAGGCCGATTTCGACGTCTCGGAACTCGACGCCGTGCCCAAGGCCGCGTGGGTTTACCAGGATGCGCTGCCCGATCAGGATCTCCTTGACGCGCTCGAGGGACTGCCCACCGAGTTCTCGGGCGCGCTGATGCTGCACTCGATCGAAGGGTTTTCCTACAAAGAAATCGCCGAGGTGCAGAAGGTTCCGATCGGAACCGTGATGAGCCGGCTCCACCGCGCGCGCCAGATGATGCGGCGCGCGCTGACGCAAACAGGGGACAAAAGCAGGACGGAGAGATTGAGGGTAGTGGAATGA